Proteins encoded together in one Carassius auratus strain Wakin chromosome 32, ASM336829v1, whole genome shotgun sequence window:
- the LOC113052335 gene encoding MAP kinase-activating death domain protein-like isoform X2 — MERAAARQQSIKPGPELGGEFPVQDMKTGEGGLLQVTLEGINLKFMHSQVFIELSHIKKCNTVKGVFVLEEFVPETKEVVIHKYKTPMAHQICYSVLCLFSYMAAVKGKESEGKPKMLSPRPLPS; from the exons ATGGAGCGCGCTGCCGCACGACAACAAAGCATCAAACCAG GTCCAGAGCTGGGAGGCGAGTTCCCAGTACAGGACATGAAGACAGGGGAGGGTGGTCTCCTTCAGGTCACGCTGGAAGGCATCAATCTCAAATTTATGCATAGCCAG gtttTCATAGAGCTGAGTCACATTAAAAAGTGCAATACAGTGAAAGGAGTCTTTGTCCTGGAGGAGTTTG TTCCTGAAACTAAAGAAGTGGTGATCCATAAGTACAAGACTCCTATG GCACATCAGATCTGTTACTCGGTGCTCTGCCTCTTCTCCTACATGGCGGCGGTCAAGGGGAAAGAGTCAGAGGGCAAGCCCAAGATGCTGTCCCCTCGTCCACTACCGAGCTAG
- the LOC113052455 gene encoding tripartite motif-containing protein 66-like — protein MEKCCSECSEPRMAQSLCTFCNKWLCFQCTDLHQHERSSSQPFDLQHQPRDPPSPSEIGAGCCGHAVVMCSLHKQEPLELLCETCDLMACSICHLSAHKDHRLVHVGKALQDQRWLLQNLMARVEEKRSAVESSAKQIQGRLHGIKITQRKAENQIKMAKMIMMNELNKRANLLIEQLESISSDFKQRLEDQLQGAIELCSQLERVQNFITWATAHHRRNPLLFSKELIALQMQQLLEPLMLSEAWTQLKIKFNWDASFWTKQMSTLGKLSYWICTS, from the exons ATGGAGAAG TGCTGTTCTGAGTGTTCAGAGCCCAGGATGGCTCAGAGCTTGTGCACCTTCTGCAACAAGTGGCTGTGTTTCCAGTGCACAGACCTGCATCAGCACGAGAGAAGCTCCAGTCAACCGTTCGACCTACAGCACCAGCCGCGAGACCCTCCATCACCATCTGAAATAG GAGCTGGTTGCTGCGGGCATGCAGTGGTCATGTGTTCCCTCCACAAACAGGAGCCTCTGGAACTCCTGTGTGAAACGTGCGACCTCATGGCCTGTAGCATCTGTCACCTGTCCGCCCACAAAGACCATCG ACTGGTGCATGTTGGGAAAGCTCTGCAAGACCAGCGCTGGCTCCTGCAGAACCTCATGGCCCGAGTGGAGGAAAAGAGATCTGCTGTGGAGAGCAGCGCTAAACAGATCCAGGGCAG GCTCCATGGTATAAAGATCACGCAGAGGAAGGCAGAGAACCAGATAAAAATGGCTAAGATGATTATGATGAACGAGCTTAACAAAAGGGCCAACCTATTAATAGAACAACTGGAG AGTATCTCCAGCGATTTCAAGCAACGACTGGAGGACCAGCTGCAGGGGGCCATAGAGCTGTGCAGCCAGCTGGAACGCGTTCAGAACTTCATTACCTGGGCTACAGCCCACCACAGACGCAATCCACTGCTATTCAGCAAAGAGCTG ATTGCTCTTCAGATGCAGCAATTACTGGAACCACTGATGCTCTCAGAGGCTTGGACCCAGTTGAAAATCAAGTTTAACTGGGATGCCAGCTTCTGGACCAAGCAGATGTCCACTTTAGGTAAGCTGAGCTATTGG ATTTGCACATCCTGA
- the LOC113052335 gene encoding MAP kinase-activating death domain protein-like isoform X1 translates to MERAAARQQSIKPGPELGGEFPVQDMKTGEGGLLQVTLEGINLKFMHSQERKVFIELSHIKKCNTVKGVFVLEEFVPETKEVVIHKYKTPMAHQICYSVLCLFSYMAAVKGKESEGKPKMLSPRPLPS, encoded by the exons ATGGAGCGCGCTGCCGCACGACAACAAAGCATCAAACCAG GTCCAGAGCTGGGAGGCGAGTTCCCAGTACAGGACATGAAGACAGGGGAGGGTGGTCTCCTTCAGGTCACGCTGGAAGGCATCAATCTCAAATTTATGCATAGCCAG GAGCGGAAG gtttTCATAGAGCTGAGTCACATTAAAAAGTGCAATACAGTGAAAGGAGTCTTTGTCCTGGAGGAGTTTG TTCCTGAAACTAAAGAAGTGGTGATCCATAAGTACAAGACTCCTATG GCACATCAGATCTGTTACTCGGTGCTCTGCCTCTTCTCCTACATGGCGGCGGTCAAGGGGAAAGAGTCAGAGGGCAAGCCCAAGATGCTGTCCCCTCGTCCACTACCGAGCTAG